A stretch of the Mycobacteroides immunogenum genome encodes the following:
- a CDS encoding O-succinylhomoserine sulfhydrylase — MNQTPDGIPSVRIPKALPDGVSQATIGVRGGLLRSEFEETAEAMYLTSGYVYESAAAAERAFTGEVDRYVYSRYGNPTISMFEERLRLIEGAEAAFATATGMSAVFTALGALLAAGDRLVAARSLFGSCFVVCNEILPRWGVETVFVDGEDLSQWEEALSVPTQAVFFETPSNPMQSLVDIEAVCKLAHAAGAKVVLDNVFATPLLQQGIPLGADVVVYSGTKHIDGQGRVLGGAILGESEYIEGPVKTLMRHTGPALSPFNAWTLVKGLETLDLRVRHANESAHKIAQFLEQHPSVRWVRYPFLASHPQYELAKRQMRGGGTVVTFELEADGVAGKQRAFQVLDGTSLIDISNNLGDSKSLITHPATTTHRAMGPEGRAAIGLSDGVVRLSVGLESTDDLIADLERALG; from the coding sequence ATGAATCAGACTCCTGACGGCATCCCATCGGTGCGGATTCCGAAGGCACTTCCCGACGGCGTGAGCCAGGCGACCATTGGCGTGCGCGGGGGGTTGCTGCGCTCGGAGTTCGAAGAGACCGCCGAGGCGATGTACCTGACCTCCGGGTATGTCTACGAGAGCGCGGCCGCGGCCGAGCGAGCGTTCACCGGCGAGGTCGACCGGTACGTGTACTCGCGCTACGGCAACCCCACGATCTCCATGTTCGAGGAGCGGCTGCGGCTGATCGAGGGTGCCGAGGCCGCGTTCGCGACGGCAACCGGCATGTCGGCGGTCTTCACGGCGCTGGGCGCGCTGTTGGCCGCCGGTGACCGGCTGGTGGCCGCGCGCAGCCTGTTCGGGTCGTGTTTTGTGGTCTGCAACGAGATCTTGCCCCGCTGGGGTGTGGAGACCGTGTTCGTCGACGGCGAAGATCTCTCCCAGTGGGAAGAGGCGCTGTCGGTTCCCACGCAGGCAGTTTTCTTTGAAACCCCCTCCAACCCAATGCAATCGCTCGTCGATATCGAGGCGGTATGCAAGCTGGCCCATGCCGCGGGTGCAAAGGTGGTGTTGGACAACGTCTTCGCGACCCCGCTGCTGCAACAGGGCATCCCGTTGGGTGCCGACGTGGTGGTCTACTCGGGCACCAAGCACATCGATGGCCAGGGGCGGGTTCTCGGCGGCGCCATCCTGGGCGAGAGTGAGTACATCGAGGGGCCGGTCAAGACGCTGATGCGGCACACCGGACCGGCGCTCAGCCCGTTCAACGCCTGGACGCTGGTGAAAGGCCTTGAAACACTGGATCTTCGGGTGCGTCACGCAAACGAATCTGCCCACAAGATCGCTCAGTTCCTGGAGCAGCACCCGTCGGTGCGTTGGGTGCGTTATCCGTTCCTGGCGTCGCATCCGCAGTACGAGCTGGCCAAGCGGCAGATGCGTGGCGGCGGCACCGTGGTCACCTTCGAGCTCGAGGCCGACGGCGTGGCGGGCAAACAGCGCGCCTTCCAGGTCCTCGACGGGACGTCGCTCATCGACATCTCGAACAACCTGGGTGACTCCAAGTCGCTGATCACGCACCCGGCCACCACCACCCACCGGGCCATGGGCCCCGAGGGCCGCGCGGCGATCGGGCTGTCCGACGGAGTGGTCCGCTTGTCGGTCGGGCTGGAGTCCACCGATGACCTCATCGCGGACCTGGAACGGGCACTCGGCTAA
- a CDS encoding rhodanese-like domain-containing protein, producing MGYAGDITPEAAWALLKENPEAVLVDVRTSAEWKWVGVPDLTELGRDVVYIEWVRSNGERNGEFLAELAAAGVTGPSQGDDRPVIFLCRSGNRSIGSAELATEAGIAPSYNVLDGFEGNLDENGHRGSVGWRAIGLPWRQS from the coding sequence GTGGGCTACGCAGGAGATATCACCCCTGAGGCAGCGTGGGCGCTGCTCAAGGAAAACCCGGAAGCCGTGCTGGTCGATGTGCGCACGTCGGCGGAGTGGAAGTGGGTCGGCGTTCCCGATCTCACCGAGCTCGGGCGCGATGTCGTGTACATCGAGTGGGTGCGCTCCAACGGTGAACGCAACGGCGAGTTCCTCGCGGAGCTGGCGGCTGCGGGCGTGACCGGGCCGTCCCAAGGGGACGATCGCCCGGTGATATTCCTGTGCCGGTCCGGTAACCGGTCGATCGGCTCGGCCGAACTGGCCACCGAGGCGGGAATCGCGCCGTCTTACAACGTGCTTGACGGTTTTGAGGGCAATCTGGACGAGAACGGGCATCGGGGCAGCGTCGGTTGGCGCGCCATCGGCCTGCCGTGGCGGCAGTCATGA
- a CDS encoding Rv0361 family membrane protein translates to MTGRDEPAGADDSEDRGSIGPFIAGAAIFGIVVIGIAVSTFLRSGDGLTPEGRVGRAVVAQNDALQRRAYADYLKATCRAVVVPEQNVIAAQDKSEAAHGNRFIDDVKDIKISADTATGSVTYHYTKSENNKLTAAVSFVNEDGSWRVCSQY, encoded by the coding sequence GTGACTGGACGGGATGAGCCGGCGGGCGCGGATGACTCTGAGGATCGCGGCAGTATCGGCCCGTTCATAGCCGGTGCGGCGATCTTTGGAATCGTGGTGATCGGTATCGCGGTATCGACCTTCCTCCGGTCGGGTGACGGCCTCACCCCGGAAGGTCGCGTGGGCAGGGCTGTTGTCGCGCAGAACGACGCGTTGCAGCGCCGCGCCTACGCCGACTATCTGAAGGCGACGTGCCGCGCCGTCGTCGTACCGGAGCAGAATGTGATTGCCGCGCAGGACAAATCCGAGGCAGCGCATGGGAATCGCTTCATCGACGACGTCAAAGACATCAAGATCAGCGCAGACACCGCCACCGGGTCGGTGACCTATCACTACACAAAATCCGAGAACAACAAGCTCACCGCGGCCGTTTCCTTCGTCAATGAAGACGGCTCGTGGAGAGTGTGCAGTCAGTACTGA
- the purT gene encoding formate-dependent phosphoribosylglycinamide formyltransferase, whose protein sequence is MNGIVVTQEGSPPSEQGTAASTDIVEPVRAEAAPVTEDAVRATNGAKSGVKAAKAVKSVEPVVKTTEAPDTAADASVTAAPEAPEPEDLPVEEAEPSAGSRTTVMLLGSGELAKELAISFQRLGAEVIVVDTATGGPAHGVADRSVLAPIGESERLYELIEKERPRFVVPLVELASREALDKLAEDKITAVIPTAKAVRLAADREGMRRMAAEELGLPTPTYWFANSVEELRAVLETSGFPAVVRPVAAAYGQGQSVVLRDGDLTPAWEQAIAANIGGGRRVMVETAVEIDYEITLLTVRTAGVGGATRLYFCEPIAHRQSGTDAMQMWQPQPLSQAALELARSIAARAVNALGGHGVYGVELFVRGDEVYFCDVSARPYDSGLVTVRSQRLSEYDMHARAVLGAPIDTILVSPAAAEVVYGDGHGPAPRQLDEALQTPESDLRVFGHAEAHRRRRVAVALATAPNTALALNRAQQVARHLR, encoded by the coding sequence GTGAACGGCATCGTGGTGACGCAGGAGGGTTCGCCTCCCAGCGAGCAGGGGACGGCGGCGTCGACAGACATCGTCGAGCCCGTGCGCGCCGAGGCGGCACCAGTGACTGAAGACGCCGTCCGCGCCACCAATGGGGCCAAATCCGGCGTGAAGGCCGCCAAGGCTGTCAAGAGCGTGGAGCCCGTCGTCAAGACCACCGAAGCACCGGATACCGCGGCGGATGCGTCCGTGACGGCCGCGCCGGAAGCTCCGGAGCCCGAGGATCTGCCTGTCGAGGAAGCGGAACCGTCGGCCGGTAGTCGCACCACCGTGATGTTGCTCGGCTCGGGTGAGCTGGCCAAGGAACTGGCCATCTCGTTCCAGCGGCTGGGCGCCGAGGTGATTGTGGTGGATACCGCAACGGGCGGGCCGGCCCACGGTGTGGCGGATCGTTCCGTGCTCGCGCCGATCGGCGAGTCCGAACGCCTCTATGAGCTCATCGAGAAGGAACGGCCCCGGTTTGTGGTGCCGCTGGTCGAGTTGGCGTCGCGTGAGGCTCTGGACAAGCTCGCCGAGGACAAGATCACTGCCGTGATCCCGACGGCCAAGGCGGTCAGGCTCGCCGCCGACCGCGAAGGGATGCGGCGGATGGCCGCCGAGGAGCTTGGCCTGCCCACGCCCACCTATTGGTTCGCGAACTCGGTCGAGGAGTTGCGCGCGGTGCTGGAGACGTCGGGTTTCCCGGCGGTGGTGCGCCCGGTGGCGGCGGCGTACGGCCAGGGGCAATCGGTGGTGCTGCGCGACGGTGACCTCACGCCGGCCTGGGAACAGGCCATCGCGGCCAACATCGGCGGCGGCCGCCGGGTCATGGTGGAAACCGCGGTGGAGATCGATTACGAGATCACGCTGCTCACGGTGCGCACCGCCGGAGTAGGTGGCGCAACCAGGCTGTACTTCTGCGAGCCCATCGCGCACCGGCAGAGCGGCACCGACGCGATGCAGATGTGGCAGCCGCAGCCGCTGAGTCAGGCGGCGCTGGAGCTGGCGCGATCGATCGCCGCGCGCGCGGTCAATGCTCTTGGCGGACACGGTGTCTACGGTGTCGAACTGTTCGTCCGGGGCGACGAGGTGTACTTCTGCGATGTGAGCGCCCGGCCGTACGACTCGGGGCTGGTGACCGTGCGGTCACAGCGGCTATCGGAATACGACATGCACGCGCGCGCCGTCCTGGGCGCGCCGATCGACACCATCCTGGTGTCCCCGGCGGCGGCCGAGGTGGTCTACGGCGACGGGCACGGTCCGGCGCCAAGGCAACTCGATGAGGCGTTGCAGACCCCCGAGAGCGACCTGCGGGTGTTCGGGCATGCGGAAGCGCACCGCCGCCGCCGTGTCGCGGTGGCACTGGCGACCGCCCCCAACACCGCGCTGGCACTGAATCGTGCGCAGCAGGTCGCCAGGCATCTGCGGTGA
- a CDS encoding UBP-type zinc finger domain-containing protein → MRRLFRRGSSAPTSTPDQGLCPELAAAAGQDPQPRTPGECEDCAALGEQVWAHLRMCLECGRVSCCDSSPHQHATAHFHASGHPVMRSHEPGENWRWCYVHSTLG, encoded by the coding sequence ATGAGGCGGCTGTTTCGGCGTGGATCATCCGCGCCCACGTCGACACCGGACCAAGGTCTCTGTCCGGAGCTGGCGGCTGCTGCCGGGCAAGACCCGCAGCCCCGTACACCCGGTGAATGCGAGGACTGTGCCGCGCTGGGCGAGCAGGTGTGGGCGCATTTGCGGATGTGCCTGGAATGCGGTCGGGTCAGCTGTTGTGATTCCAGCCCTCACCAGCACGCCACCGCGCATTTTCATGCCAGCGGGCATCCGGTGATGCGTTCACACGAGCCGGGTGAGAATTGGCGCTGGTGTTACGTTCACAGCACTCTCGGTTGA
- a CDS encoding Na+/H+ antiporter, protein MNVSLLAVLTAALVLAAISRRFGLSTPLVLVVAGLAAATIPGMPSIEMDPDLVLFVILPPLLYTTALESSYVNLRKNTRAVGSLAVLLPLVTTIAVGFVAFYAVPELPLAGAMVLGAIVAPPDAVSATAIGRRLGLPRNIMTLLGGESLLNDATALTAYRVAIAAAIGLGATVADGFKIFALAAVGGVFVGFVIGKLVNIIRCKLDDPLSESAIGLVVPFFAYLLAEEIHGSGVIAVVVAGLMLGHRSVHAGYATRLQDDAVWRAVQLLLESFAFLLIGLQLPKVIQGLRGLSFNTIVLSSVAVLTTVIAVRIVFVFAFAYMRPPGQRPSARGVFVVAWAGMRGVVSLAMAFAVPLTTVTGEPLPGHPHIVFLTFVVVVGTLLLHGLTLPWVIRVLGVQSDDERKDALAEAAAQDKAARAAADRLEELLDDNDGIEDTNVRSRAAEILRHWNTRRRNAAWERLGRDDEDAGESPMAAFRNLRLEMLEVERAVFIAERDAGNIDDEVLRTVLRGLDLEEATMNQADR, encoded by the coding sequence GTGAACGTTTCACTGTTGGCTGTACTCACGGCCGCGTTGGTGCTGGCCGCGATTTCCCGGCGATTCGGCCTGTCCACCCCGTTGGTGCTGGTCGTGGCGGGTTTGGCGGCCGCGACCATCCCGGGTATGCCGTCCATCGAAATGGATCCGGACCTGGTCTTGTTCGTGATCCTGCCGCCGCTGCTCTACACGACGGCGCTGGAGAGCTCGTACGTCAACCTGCGTAAGAACACCAGGGCAGTCGGCAGCCTTGCCGTGCTGCTTCCCCTGGTGACCACCATCGCCGTGGGCTTTGTGGCGTTCTACGCCGTCCCCGAGCTGCCGTTGGCCGGTGCCATGGTCCTCGGTGCCATCGTGGCCCCACCGGATGCGGTTTCCGCCACCGCCATCGGCCGCCGCCTGGGCCTGCCACGCAACATCATGACCCTGCTGGGCGGGGAAAGCCTGCTCAACGACGCTACCGCGCTCACCGCGTATCGGGTCGCGATCGCCGCGGCGATCGGGCTCGGCGCCACCGTGGCGGACGGCTTCAAGATCTTCGCCCTCGCAGCCGTCGGTGGTGTCTTCGTCGGGTTTGTCATCGGCAAGTTGGTCAACATCATCCGGTGCAAGCTCGACGATCCGCTCTCGGAAAGCGCCATCGGGCTGGTGGTGCCGTTCTTCGCCTATCTGCTGGCTGAGGAGATTCACGGCTCCGGTGTGATCGCCGTCGTGGTCGCGGGCCTGATGCTGGGACACCGCTCGGTGCACGCCGGGTACGCCACCCGGCTCCAGGACGACGCGGTGTGGAGGGCCGTGCAGCTGCTACTCGAGTCCTTCGCGTTCCTGCTCATCGGACTGCAGCTCCCCAAGGTCATCCAGGGACTGCGGGGCTTGTCCTTCAACACCATCGTGCTGTCCTCCGTCGCCGTGCTGACCACGGTGATAGCGGTCCGCATCGTCTTCGTCTTCGCGTTCGCCTATATGCGCCCACCCGGCCAGCGCCCCTCGGCGCGCGGAGTCTTCGTGGTGGCCTGGGCCGGGATGCGCGGCGTGGTGTCCCTGGCCATGGCCTTCGCGGTTCCCCTCACCACCGTCACCGGTGAACCGCTGCCCGGACACCCACACATCGTCTTCCTCACCTTTGTTGTCGTGGTGGGAACCCTTTTACTGCACGGGCTTACGCTGCCATGGGTGATCCGCGTGCTCGGCGTGCAAAGTGACGACGAACGTAAGGATGCCCTGGCCGAGGCAGCGGCCCAAGACAAGGCCGCCCGCGCGGCCGCCGACCGCTTGGAAGAACTCCTCGACGACAACGACGGCATCGAGGACACCAATGTGCGCAGCCGCGCCGCGGAAATCCTGCGGCACTGGAACACCCGGCGCCGCAACGCGGCATGGGAGCGCCTCGGACGCGACGACGAAGACGCCGGTGAAAGCCCGATGGCGGCGTTCCGGAACCTGCGACTGGAGATGCTGGAAGTCGAACGCGCGGTGTTCATCGCCGAACGCGATGCCGGCAACATCGACGATGAGGTGCTGCGCACCGTTCTACGCGGCCTCGACCTGGAAGAGGCCACCATGAACCAGGCCGACCGCTAG
- a CDS encoding SLC13 family permease, translated as MSAAQALSIVMLVLVLVAAIWRRMNIGVLALGAALPVLALSGLDAKAMYTTFPGDIFALIVGVSLLFAHLERSGTLSWFVELVYGAVGDRHALLPWAGFLVGALLSTVGAFSTAVIAFLVPLVAHVTVRYRSSFYLCELGVVIGANSAGLSPLNPTGAVVRAAATKFHVSYPGWALWAVSMVVAALVVLCLQLLDAFRRRRGGGFDLTPAPAAVTETDAAECPSIRYAWCAGLALLTFVLLVVVAKTDVGVTAIALAALLQIAFRPQERSLLARIPWPSILLLCGLLTYLGLMQKIGTIDSIASVLHRLGTGPVLILVLAYLTALLCNIESSTLGVLGLMMPVVFSTFTEPAQMFWVVCAVCVPAALMVMNPIHVAGTLIIGNSAVEEQDNLFRRLLALAGSLALVVPGLLSIVPIALA; from the coding sequence GTGTCTGCTGCCCAAGCCCTTTCGATCGTCATGCTGGTCCTGGTGCTGGTGGCCGCGATCTGGCGCAGGATGAACATCGGTGTGCTGGCCCTCGGCGCCGCGTTGCCGGTTCTCGCGCTCTCGGGGCTGGACGCGAAGGCTATGTACACGACGTTCCCCGGCGATATCTTCGCGCTGATCGTCGGCGTCTCACTGCTGTTCGCGCATCTGGAGCGCAGCGGCACCCTGAGTTGGTTCGTCGAATTGGTATACGGGGCGGTGGGCGATCGTCACGCCTTGCTGCCCTGGGCGGGCTTTCTTGTCGGCGCCCTGTTGTCCACGGTGGGCGCGTTCTCGACGGCTGTCATCGCATTCCTGGTGCCGCTGGTGGCACACGTGACGGTGCGGTACCGCAGCAGCTTCTATCTGTGCGAGCTGGGCGTGGTGATCGGGGCCAACAGCGCCGGCCTCTCCCCACTGAACCCGACGGGTGCGGTCGTGCGCGCCGCCGCCACCAAATTTCACGTCAGCTATCCGGGATGGGCGCTGTGGGCCGTCTCCATGGTGGTCGCGGCCCTGGTGGTGCTGTGCCTGCAGCTGCTCGACGCGTTTCGGCGCCGCCGCGGCGGGGGCTTCGACCTCACCCCGGCACCCGCCGCGGTCACGGAAACCGATGCGGCTGAATGTCCTTCAATTCGGTACGCCTGGTGCGCGGGCCTGGCACTGCTGACCTTCGTGCTACTCGTGGTGGTCGCCAAAACCGATGTCGGGGTGACCGCGATAGCCCTCGCCGCGCTGCTGCAGATCGCCTTCCGCCCGCAGGAGCGGTCACTGCTGGCCAGGATTCCCTGGCCCAGCATCCTGCTGCTGTGCGGTCTGCTCACCTATCTCGGGCTGATGCAGAAGATCGGCACCATCGATTCGATCGCGAGCGTCTTGCATCGCCTCGGGACGGGCCCTGTTCTGATCCTGGTGCTGGCGTATCTGACTGCCCTGCTGTGCAATATCGAAAGCTCGACGCTCGGGGTGCTCGGACTGATGATGCCTGTCGTGTTCTCCACCTTCACTGAGCCGGCCCAGATGTTCTGGGTGGTGTGCGCGGTCTGCGTGCCCGCGGCACTGATGGTGATGAATCCGATTCACGTGGCGGGCACTCTGATCATCGGCAACAGCGCGGTCGAGGAGCAGGACAATCTGTTCCGCAGGCTGCTGGCCCTCGCGGGCAGCCTGGCGCTGGTGGTGCCCGGGCTGCTGTCGATCGTTCCTATCGCGCTCGCCTGA
- a CDS encoding TspO/MBR family protein, translating into MTQGISRRWPREWAGLAVSVIAVTVAAGIGRATTTSTAEGYGRLQQPGWAPPASLFGPMWAVLYASMAVSAWLVWRSHPARENRVPLAVYGVQLVLNMAWTPLFFGLGWRGTAFIEIFVLWAFIAATVALFWHQSRWAAILLLPYLTWTTFAVVLNFSVWQLNN; encoded by the coding sequence ATGACCCAAGGGATTTCGCGCCGATGGCCCAGGGAATGGGCTGGGCTTGCCGTATCTGTCATTGCGGTAACCGTCGCCGCCGGAATCGGCAGGGCAACCACGACCAGCACTGCGGAAGGTTATGGCCGTCTGCAACAACCCGGCTGGGCCCCACCGGCCTCACTTTTTGGACCCATGTGGGCCGTGCTGTACGCGTCAATGGCGGTATCAGCATGGCTGGTATGGCGATCACACCCCGCACGGGAAAATCGGGTACCACTAGCGGTGTACGGCGTTCAACTTGTCCTGAACATGGCCTGGACACCACTGTTCTTCGGTCTTGGTTGGCGGGGAACGGCATTCATCGAGATCTTCGTGTTGTGGGCGTTCATCGCCGCGACTGTGGCACTGTTCTGGCACCAAAGCCGTTGGGCCGCAATACTACTGCTGCCCTACCTGACGTGGACCACATTCGCGGTGGTGCTGAATTTCTCGGTGTGGCAGCTGAATAACTAG
- a CDS encoding cryptochrome/photolyase family protein → MSVIWWARRDLRLADNPALRAAAESGDVLAVFILDPQLLGSAPRPRDAWLAANVLDLDRQLDGRLCLKSGAPEQVLVELAERVGATEVHVARETTPFGRRRDTSVSAELAKIGVDWIETGSPYAVTPGRITKSDGSTYRVFTAFERAWRAHHWPRPAQLQTSPSWAKPPASAQSSPARSSLAGLAQRCGIALPPAGEGAARARWEHFLAHDLTGYAAGRDRADVDATSRISPYLKVGAIHPRTLLADLAAIAGQDAAKFISELAWRDFYADVLFHQPHSAHTDLTDALAHLTYAEPGGGFRAWQRGETGYPLVDAGMRQLLAEGWMHNRVRMVTASFLTKDLHIWWPHGARHFMNHLIDADSASNTHGWQWVAGTGTDAAPYFRVFNPTAQAQKFDPNGDYIRKYIPELRHLSGASAITPWKYPDGHTRGYPTTIVDHAEERNIALHRYRSRQDH, encoded by the coding sequence GTGAGTGTTATCTGGTGGGCCCGCCGCGACTTGCGGTTGGCCGACAATCCCGCGCTCCGCGCCGCGGCCGAGAGCGGCGATGTACTTGCCGTGTTCATCCTGGACCCGCAGCTGCTTGGCAGCGCACCACGTCCGCGGGATGCGTGGCTTGCCGCCAACGTCCTTGACCTCGATCGACAACTCGATGGACGACTCTGCCTGAAATCCGGTGCACCGGAACAGGTCCTGGTAGAGCTGGCCGAACGTGTCGGCGCAACTGAAGTGCATGTGGCCCGGGAGACGACTCCCTTCGGCCGGCGCCGGGATACATCGGTATCCGCCGAGCTGGCGAAGATCGGCGTGGACTGGATCGAGACGGGCTCGCCCTACGCCGTGACGCCGGGCCGGATCACCAAATCAGACGGGTCTACGTATCGGGTGTTCACCGCATTCGAACGCGCCTGGCGCGCGCACCACTGGCCCCGCCCCGCCCAGCTGCAAACCAGCCCTTCCTGGGCGAAACCCCCCGCATCCGCACAATCAAGCCCCGCCCGATCTTCACTCGCCGGGCTCGCTCAGCGCTGCGGCATCGCTCTGCCTCCCGCGGGCGAGGGCGCGGCTCGCGCACGGTGGGAACATTTCCTCGCACACGATCTGACGGGGTACGCCGCTGGTCGTGACCGCGCCGACGTGGATGCCACATCCAGGATCTCGCCCTACCTCAAAGTTGGGGCGATCCACCCCCGCACACTTCTCGCTGATCTGGCGGCCATCGCAGGCCAAGACGCCGCCAAGTTCATCTCGGAGCTGGCCTGGCGAGATTTCTACGCCGACGTGCTTTTTCACCAGCCGCATTCCGCGCACACCGACTTAACCGATGCCCTAGCGCATTTGACCTATGCCGAACCCGGCGGGGGCTTCAGGGCCTGGCAACGTGGAGAAACGGGATACCCACTGGTTGATGCCGGCATGCGGCAACTGCTTGCCGAAGGGTGGATGCATAACCGAGTTCGGATGGTCACCGCGAGCTTCTTGACCAAGGATCTCCATATTTGGTGGCCGCACGGAGCCAGGCACTTCATGAACCACCTCATCGACGCCGACAGCGCATCCAACACGCACGGCTGGCAGTGGGTCGCGGGAACGGGCACCGACGCGGCCCCGTACTTCCGAGTTTTCAACCCCACGGCTCAGGCACAAAAGTTCGACCCCAACGGCGACTACATCCGCAAGTACATCCCGGAACTGCGGCACCTATCCGGGGCCTCGGCTATTACGCCCTGGAAATACCCCGACGGCCATACGCGCGGATACCCGACCACCATCGTCGATCACGCAGAGGAAAGGAACATCGCACTGCACCGTTACCGGTCCAGGCAAGATCACTAG
- a CDS encoding TIGR01777 family oxidoreductase — protein MGISDSVIVDEPVEDVFAWYSRPGAFSRLAAPWAPVELNTEAHSLSDGTAVLELPGGLRWVARHDKTAFLPGRRFVDEAVATGLRSAVSGVLPWRHIHEFEPVGDRSTRVRDTIETPIPGRLLADLMAYRHRQLGGDLAAHRRATDHGMNASTVAVTGATGLVGTALTAFLSTGGHRVIRLVRGEPKSPTERNWEPDNPDPAVLEGVDAVIHLAGASIAGRFTHRHKELIASSRIEPTRLLSRAAASAGVSTFVSASAVGYYGKNRGDETLTETSPPPPAADFLSDVVARWEQAALAGEGAGTRAVTVRTGIVQSPRGGTLKLLLPLFRAGLGGPLGSGTQWLPWIGIDDLVDIYHRCLWDLSLSGPVNAVAPGVVRNIDYTRALARAVRRPAVIPVPAFGPALVLGREGAEELAMASQRVSPVTLLDRQHVFRAQDIGPALGHLLGSRIRS, from the coding sequence ATGGGCATCAGTGATTCGGTGATTGTCGACGAACCCGTCGAGGATGTGTTCGCCTGGTATTCCAGGCCAGGGGCGTTCAGCCGCTTGGCGGCGCCATGGGCGCCGGTAGAGCTAAATACCGAAGCGCATTCGCTGTCTGACGGCACCGCCGTACTCGAATTGCCGGGAGGTCTTCGCTGGGTTGCCCGGCATGACAAGACAGCCTTCCTGCCGGGCCGACGATTCGTCGACGAGGCGGTCGCGACGGGACTGCGCTCGGCGGTCAGTGGTGTGTTGCCCTGGAGGCATATTCACGAGTTCGAGCCCGTAGGCGATCGCAGCACGCGGGTGCGCGACACGATCGAAACTCCCATTCCGGGACGGCTTCTCGCCGATCTCATGGCATATCGACACCGGCAACTCGGCGGTGATCTGGCCGCGCACCGCAGGGCCACCGACCACGGAATGAACGCCTCGACGGTGGCTGTTACCGGCGCGACCGGGCTAGTGGGCACCGCACTTACCGCGTTCCTCAGCACCGGTGGACACCGCGTGATTCGCCTAGTCCGCGGAGAGCCGAAGAGTCCTACGGAGCGAAATTGGGAGCCAGATAATCCCGACCCCGCCGTGTTGGAAGGCGTTGATGCCGTTATCCATCTGGCGGGTGCCAGCATCGCCGGACGCTTCACCCACCGGCACAAAGAACTGATCGCCTCAAGCCGAATCGAGCCCACGCGCCTCCTTTCCCGAGCCGCCGCGTCCGCAGGTGTGAGTACCTTCGTCAGCGCGTCAGCGGTGGGGTACTACGGGAAGAACCGAGGCGACGAAACGCTCACCGAGACAAGCCCACCCCCGCCGGCGGCGGACTTCCTTTCCGATGTGGTCGCTCGTTGGGAGCAGGCGGCGTTGGCAGGCGAGGGTGCCGGGACTCGCGCCGTCACCGTCCGCACCGGCATCGTTCAGTCGCCCCGCGGCGGAACGCTCAAGCTGCTGCTTCCGCTTTTCCGGGCCGGTCTGGGCGGGCCCCTGGGCTCCGGCACTCAGTGGTTGCCATGGATCGGCATTGACGACCTGGTAGACATCTATCACCGATGCCTGTGGGACCTTTCACTATCGGGCCCGGTTAACGCCGTGGCGCCCGGCGTGGTTCGCAACATCGACTACACACGGGCACTGGCCCGGGCCGTCCGTCGCCCGGCGGTCATACCAGTACCCGCCTTCGGCCCTGCGCTAGTACTTGGCCGAGAGGGTGCCGAAGAGCTCGCGATGGCGAGTCAGCGTGTTTCTCCCGTAACGCTATTGGATCGTCAGCATGTCTTCCGGGCTCAGGACATCGGTCCTGCCTTGGGTCATCTGTTGGGAAGTCGGATCCGCTCGTGA